Below is a genomic region from Rhododendron vialii isolate Sample 1 chromosome 5a, ASM3025357v1.
TGCACAATCAGATCTCAATCACTTGTGAGTTTGAGACGATTACTTGTACCTTCTTTGAGGATATAGTGACAATTATCACCAAAGGGCTAGAGATGGAGCTGGTGATGATCTTAACTATATTCACCGCCCTCGATTTCTCAAACAATAGGTTCAAAGAAGAAATACCAGATATAGCTGGAGATCTGAAATATCTATATGTGCTCAACCTATCACGCTATGCCTTCACTGGTTCCATCCCATCATCACTTGGAAGCTTGTCAAGGATTGAATCATTAGACCTCTCGTGGAACAAGCTCAGTGGAAGCATTCCGGTGACACTTGCAAGTCTGACATTTCTTTTGTTCATGAACCTAGCATACAATCAACTCATTGGAATGATCCCAAGCAGCACCCAGCTTCAATCATTTCCAGAAACTTCGTTC
It encodes:
- the LOC131327953 gene encoding receptor-like protein 33 — translated: MVVMHNQISITCEFETITCTFFEDIVTIITKGLEMELVMILTIFTALDFSNNRFKEEIPDIAGDLKYLYVLNLSRYAFTGSIPSSLGSLSRIESLDLSWNKLSGSIPVTLASLTFLLFMNLAYNQLIGMIPSSTQLQSFPETSFEETKAYAELLRQLVARKENRQRQHLMVGMRMTLTEST